A region from the Leptospirillum ferriphilum ML-04 genome encodes:
- a CDS encoding CgeB family protein, translated as MNLLMSYTAIPHTTGVFLEKALRRLASVVTYGPTAGEDIFRAWNLLSLLPYRKSHDIFLGDGSDRELRDGLPEFWRPDAFLFVESGILYRCEFLKSLDCPKACYLIDTHLHPESHLVMAREFDLVFLAQKTFVPRFQEELDRPVIWLPLACDPELHCPYPVAEEVDVTFAGSIQSPLQERTRRLKRLSTRFSVRTERVFLDSMPRFLSTGRLLFNASVKNDLNMRVFESLAIGKCLLTDDVPGLRDLFVPGEDLAIYDDRSLVDVARTLLDHPEIRTRMAASGRKKVLESHTYLHRARTILSTLESSLKRGSFVPEGADHDEHTHV; from the coding sequence ATGAACCTTTTGATGAGCTATACGGCCATTCCCCATACAACCGGGGTTTTTCTGGAAAAGGCCCTGCGGCGCCTTGCGTCGGTGGTCACCTACGGTCCAACGGCGGGAGAGGATATTTTTCGGGCCTGGAATCTCCTCTCTCTGCTTCCTTACCGGAAATCCCACGATATTTTTCTGGGGGATGGAAGCGACCGGGAGTTGCGCGACGGTCTGCCGGAATTCTGGCGTCCCGACGCCTTTTTGTTCGTTGAGTCCGGCATTCTCTACCGATGCGAATTTTTAAAGTCGCTCGATTGTCCGAAAGCCTGTTATCTGATTGACACCCATCTTCATCCGGAGTCCCACCTGGTTATGGCCCGGGAATTCGACCTCGTTTTTCTGGCCCAGAAAACCTTTGTCCCCCGGTTCCAGGAAGAGCTGGACAGACCGGTGATCTGGCTTCCGCTGGCCTGTGACCCCGAACTCCACTGTCCTTACCCTGTCGCGGAAGAGGTCGATGTGACGTTTGCCGGAAGTATCCAAAGCCCCCTGCAGGAACGGACCCGACGCCTGAAAAGACTTTCGACCCGCTTTTCCGTCCGGACAGAACGGGTTTTTCTGGACTCCATGCCCCGGTTCCTTTCGACAGGACGCCTCCTTTTTAACGCTTCCGTCAAGAACGACCTCAACATGCGGGTCTTTGAAAGCCTCGCGATTGGAAAATGCCTGCTCACCGACGACGTTCCGGGATTGCGCGATCTTTTTGTCCCGGGGGAAGATCTGGCGATCTATGACGACCGGTCCCTGGTCGACGTTGCCCGGACCCTCCTGGATCATCCCGAGATCAGAACAAGGATGGCCGCCTCCGGGCGCAAGAAGGTCCTTGAGAGCCATACATATCTTCATCGGGCCCGGACAATCCTGTCCACCCTGGAATCTTCATTGAAAAGAGGTTCATTTGTTCCCGAAGGAGCCGACCATGACGAACATACTCACGTTTAA